A genomic stretch from Coregonus clupeaformis isolate EN_2021a chromosome 23, ASM2061545v1, whole genome shotgun sequence includes:
- the LOC121536936 gene encoding coiled-coil domain-containing protein 138, whose translation MNNESSESEDVTVERLKRKYLERKRVSTEQKAATLSGRHYHGEQQRVVKSPRSRRTTTREMRGYNRALQELFQAVTNPPDRLDSDCSRGDSEEDLSENYTSCPLLDTQIHYTETDVTLPSSLARTSGSRETESTVGLARGEEVRGEKEGRGVRQQQSSLVLSPSGPSVMGQVYQEMLHIYQQLQAERLSQQQWSAQLQDRENRLLQQEESRSEEVRQLQEQLRERTRENKRLKSSFNSIKELNDTMKKQLNELSEQNKCLENQFRKVQARLENLQRKYEYSMAQKGRENVCQKTIESKPSKPEKKATSKPAKGGVSPAPFRLLALLLDWVLDGQAFPPVAGDSRIAQGQQHTSPVVSLQDRCSKVLPLLVEQLQQSSASPDPSGTLSLIKFIYWSLREIDNSTQPVALSSTLRRLGEEVSRVPTQQQDPSGPLKTRGPPPPSSLYRSLCPHTRLLSSLIILRTITQADILAQVLDSLHSDLVCVDVRGLFLQYGGVSVLLALLRGRKGGLQTPIDILLQLSAESRYLSEFLSACSTEEFFCTAALLVKNPRLELPLLEKLSIILQKLSKIRKNRRLFELCSLHLLLQEMHRTTDPTHTFLLLNLSSILLNLK comes from the exons ATGAACAACGAATCGTCAGAGAGCGAAGACGTTACGGTGGAGAGGCTGAAAAGGAAATATCTGGAAAGGAAACGG GTCTCTACAGAGCAGAAAGCAGCTACGCTGAGTGGAAGACACTACCATGGTGAGCAGCAGAGAGTGGTGAAGTCCCCCAGGTCTAGACGCACCACCACCAGAGAGATGAGAGGTTACAACAGAGCTCTACAGGAGCTGTTCCAGGCTGTCACCAACCCTCCAGACAG GTTGGACAGTGACTGCAGTCGGGGTGACAGTGAGGAGGACCTGAGTGAGAACTATACTTCCTGCCCTCTCCTGGACACACAGATCCACTACacagagacag ATGTGACCCTGCCCTCCAGCCTGGCCCGTACCTCGGGCTCTCGCGAGACTGAGTCCACAGTAGGCCTGGCCagaggagaagaggtgaggggggagaaagaggggagaggggtgaggcagCAGCAGTCCTCCCTTGTCCTCTCCCCCTCCGGCCCCTCAGTGATGGGACAGGTCTACCAGGAGATGCTACACATCTACCAACAACTACAGGCAGAACGTTTGAGCCAGCAGCAGTGGTCAGCCCAGCTccaggacagagagaacagactgcTACAGCAAGAGGAG AGCCGCAGCGAGGAGGTGAGGCAGCTACAGGAGCAGCtgagagagagaaccagggaGAACAAGAGGTTAAAGTCCAGCTTCAACTCCATCAAGGAACTCAACGACACCATGAAGAAACAG CTGAATGAGCTGAGTGAGCAGAACAAGTGTCTGGAGAATCAGTTCAGGAAGGTCCAAGCTCGGCTAGAGAACCTTCAG aggaAGTATGAATACTCCATGgcacagaaagggagagagaacgtTTGTCAGAAGACCATTGAGTCCAAACCTTCTAAACCCGAGAAGAAAGCCACCTCTAAGCCAGCCAAG GGCGGTGTAAGTCCCGCCCCTTTCAGGCTGCTGGCGTTGCTATTGGATTGGGTTCTAGACGGACAGGCATTTCCTCCAGTAGCAGGAGACAGCAGAATAGCCCAGGGTCAGCAGCACACGTCACCAGTGGTCTCTCTCCAGGACAGGTGCTCTAAG GTTTTGCCTTTGTTGGTAGAGCAGCTGCAGCAGTCCTCTGCATCACCAGACCCATCTGGCACCCTGTCCCTAATCAAATTTATATACTGGAGCCTGAGAGAGATAGACAACAGCACACAG ccGGTTGCTCTGTCATCCACTCTGCGGCGTCTGGGGGAGGAGGTGTCCAGGGTTccgacccagcagcaggaccccAGCGGCCCTCTGAAGACCAGGGGCCCCCCTCCACCTTCCTCTCTGTACAGGAGCCTCTGTCCCCACAcacgtctcctctcctccctcatcatcCTCAGGACCATCACCCAGG CTGACATCCTAGCCCAGGTGTTGGACTCCCTCCACAGTGACCTGGTGTGTGTGGATGTCCGGGGGCTGTTTCTTCAGTACGGGGGAGTGTCTGTCCTCCTAGCCCTGCTCCGAGGAAGGAAGGGGGGGCTGCAGACCCCCATAGACATCCTACTGCAGCTCAGCGCAGAGTCAC GGTATCTTTCTGAGTTCCTGTCTGCGTGCAGCACTGAAGAGTTCTTCTGTACAGCAGCTCTCCTTGTGAAGAACCCCAGACTAGAACTTCCTCTTCTGGAGAAACTCTCCATCATCCTCCAGAAACTCTCCAAGATCAG GAAGAACAGACGGCTGTTTGAGCTCTGCTCTCTTCATCTGCTGCTGCAGGAGATGCACAGGACTACTGACCCTACACACACCTTCTTATTACTGAACCTTAGCTCTATACTACTCAACctgaaataa
- the LOC121536143 gene encoding 5-hydroxytryptamine receptor 1F-like, which translates to MDLSNCTEGVFSLGGGDEGEGGEEGSITSPSKILLTLTLSLLAVMTTAINSLVITAIIVTRKLHHPANYLICSLAVTDLLVAILVMPFSILYIQRESWVMGEAVCYVWLSVDITCCTCSILHLAAIALDRYWAITDAVEYSRKRTGLRAGITVAVVWFLSVLISLPPLLWRNHGGGPEEDQCLITHHHIAFTLYSTLGAFYFPLLLILILYYKIYRAAQTLYLRRGASRASQHSSMVNGITLPSCPTDGDTLNPPEKSYSEPSTEGDRVRITVKNPQSESRRERECSLRRQRISGTRERRAASTLGLILGAFVVCWMPFFLKEVIVNTCGSCNTSIELADFLTWLGYLNSLINPLIYTIFNEDFKKAFQRLFRCSHRL; encoded by the exons ATGGACTTGTCTAACTGTACAGAGGGGGTCTTCTCCCTGGGTGGGGGGGAtgagggtgagggaggggaggagggttcTATAACCTCACCAAGTAAAATACTCCTCACCCTCACCCTGTCCCTGCTCGCTGTCATGACAACGGCCATCAACTCCCTGGTGATCACAGCCATCATTGTAACCAGGAAGTTACATCACCCGGCCAACTACCTGATCTGCTCTCTGGCGGTGACGGACCTGCTGGTGGCCATTTTGGTCATGCCCTTCAGTATCCTCTACATACAGAG GGAGAGCTGGGTGATGGGCGaggctgtgtgttatgtgtggcTGAGTGTTGACATCACCTGCTGCACCTGTTCCATCCTCCACCTGGCAGCCATCGCTCTAGACCGCTACTGGGCCATTACTGACGCAGTGGAGTACTCACGCAAACGCACCGGCCTCCGAGCTGGGATCACTGTCGCTGTCGTCTGGTTCCTGTCCGTCCTCATATCCCTTCCCCCTCTGCTGTGGAGGAATCATGGTGGCGGGCCAGAGGAGGACCAGTGTCTGATAACGCACCACCACATTGCCTTTACCCTCTACTCCACCCTGGGAGCCTTCTATTTTCCCCtgctcctcatcctcatcctctacTATAAGATCTACAGAGCAGCTCAGACTCTGTACCTCCGCAGGGGGGCCAGCAGAGCCAGCCAACATTCCTCCATGGTCAATGGAATCACCCTCCCCTCCTGCCCCACTGACGGAGACACCCTGAACCCCCCGGAAAAGTCCTACTCAGAGCCTTCCACGGAGGGCGACCGCGTGCGCATCACCGTAAAAAATCCCCAGAGCGAGTCGAGGCGGGAGCGTGAGTGTTCGTTGAGACGGCAGCGTATCTCAGGGACCAGGGAGCGGCGCGCTGCATCTACGTTAGGGCTGATACTGGGGGCCTTTGTGGTCTGCTGGATGCCTTTCTTCCTGAAGGAGGTGATCGTCAACACGTGTGGCTCCTGCAACACCTCCATAGAGCTGGCTGACTTCCTCACCTGGCTGGGGTACCTAAACTCCCTTATCAACCCTCTCATCTACACTATCTTCAACGAAGACTTTAAGAAGGCCTTCCAGAGACTGTTCAGGTGTAGTCATCGCCTCTGA